TCGCGGGCTACAGCTCGGGCGAGCTGACCGCCTATCGTTATGAAAATGGCCGGACGCTGTGGGGCGATGCGCTGTCGCGCACCAGCATCTCGACCGCCGTGGCGACGCTGACCGACATCGACGCCGATCCGGTGATCGATCGCGGCCGGGTGTTCGCCATCGGTCAGGGCGGCCGCATGGCCAGCTACGAACTGGTGAGCGGCCAGCGCCTCTGGGAAATCAACATCGCAGGCATTTCCACCCCGGCCGTCGTGGGCGAATGGGTGTTCGCCGTGACCAGCGACGCCAAGCTGCTCTGCGTCGCCCGCGCCACCGGCAAGATTCGCTGGATCAGCCAGCTGCGCCGCTGGGAAAAGGTGAAGAAGAAGGACAAGGCGATCCGCTGGACCGGCCCGGTGCTGGCGGGTGGCCGCCTGATCCTGGTGTCGACCCATGGCGATCTCAACTATGTCGATCCGACCACAGGCAAAATCCAGGCGGAGGTGAACATGAAGAAGTCCATGTCACTGTCGCCGGTGGTTGCGAACAACACGCTGTATATTCTCGCGGATGACGGCAGGCTGACGGCGCTTCGCTGACGGCCACATTGATGTTAAGCAAATGTGCTCCTGCGATGGCAGGAGCCCGGCTCCACCGTTCGGACCGGGCTTCTTCCTTCGCAGGAGCACTGATATTTTAAAGGAAACGGGCCTGCCATGCTGCCCACTATTGCCATTGTCGGGCGGCCCAATGTGGGCAAGTCCACCCTCTTCAACCGGCTCGTCGGCAAAAAGCTGGCGCTGGTCGACGATCAGCCCGGCGTCACCCGCGACCGGCGCGAGGGGCAGGCTAGCCTGCTTGGCGTCGATTTCACCATCATCGACACCGCCGGTTATGAGGATGAAGATCCGCAGACCCTGCCCGGCCGCATGCGCCTGCAAACGCAGGCGGCGGTGGAAAATGCCGATGTCGCGCTGTTCGTCGTCGACGCCCGCGCCGGGATTACGCCACTGGACGAGGAAATCGCCCGCTGGCTGCGCGAGGGCGACGCACCGGTCGTGCTGATGGCCAACAAGGCCGAGGGCAAGGCGGGCGACGATGGCGTGATGGAGGCGTTCAGCCTCGGCCTTGGCGACCCCATCCCCTTCTCCGCCGAACATGGACAGGGTTTGGCCGATCTGTTCCAGGCGCTGCTCCCCTATATCGACCGGGAGGATGAGGAAGAAGAGGCTGAACTGAGCGAAGCCGACCTTGAAGCCGCACCGCTCAAACTCGCCATTGTGGGGCGGCCCAATGCGGGCAAGTCCACCCTCATCAACCGTCTGCTGGGCGAAAACCGCCTGCTGACCGGGCCGGAAGCAGGCATCACCCGCGACAGCATCGCGGTCGACTGGAAATGGACCAGCCCGGATGGGCAGGAACGCCCCGTCCGCCTGATCGACACGGCGGGCATGCGCAAGCGCGCCAAGGTGCAGGACAAGCTGGAAAAGCTGGCGGTTTCGGACGGCCTCAACGCGGTCAATTTCGCGGAAGTCGTGGTGTTGCTGCTCGATTCCACCCGTGGCCTTGAAGCGCAGGATTTGCGCATCGCCGACAAGGTATTGGAGGAAGGCCGCGCGCTCGTCATCGCGCTCAACAAATGGGACACGGTGGAGAATGGCTCGGCGCTCTATCAGGGCATCAAGCAGGCGCTGTCCGACGGCCTCGCCCAGATACGCGGCGTGCCGATCATGACCGTCTCGGCCGCCACCGGAAAGGGGCTGGACGACCTGATCCGCGTCGCCTTCGAAACCCGCACAGCCTGGTCGCAGCGCGTGTCGACCGGCATCCTCAACCGCTGGTTCGAACGCGCGCTGGAGGCCAATCCGCCCCCCGCGCCGGGCGGCAAGCGGATCAAGCTGCGCTACATCACCCAGAACAAGACCCGCCCGCCGACCTTCGTGCTGTTCGGCACGCGGCTGGACGAACTACCGGAAAGCTATCGCCGCTATCTGGTGAACGGCATCCGCAAGGAACTGGGTTTCGGCGCGGTGCCTGTGCGTCTGACGCTGCGCAGCGCCAAAAATCCCTATGCCAATAAATGAGCCGGTGCATGTCGACGCCAGGGGCATGAAATGCCCCTGGCCCGCCTTGCGCGCCGCCCGGGCCATGCGCAGCGCGGACGCCGTCACCATGGAGGCCGATGACCCCATCGCGCCCGGCGAACTGGAGGCGCTCGCCCGGCAGCAGGGCTGGGCGTTCGAGGTCAGGGGACCGCATCTCTTCGCCTTCGTCCGGCCCGGCTGATCGTTCCAGGCTCGATACGGCTTAACCGGCTATTTACGCGTCCCTTCTATACTGTCGCGGCAAATCAGGGAGTCGCGCAGCGTGTCATATCAAGAGGCAGAACTGGTCAACTGGACCGAGTTTGCCAAATCGCGATCGGAGCTCGGCAGCGCCTTTCTGCGAATTCTCGGCTATTTCCGGGAAGATGGCGGCAAGGCGATCGGCGCGATCGAGGAGGCCATTCGCGCCGACAACGCCGTCGCACTCGTGACGCCCGCCCACACGCTGAAAGGCGAAGCCGCCCAATTCGGAGCCTATCGCTTGAGCGCCATGGCGGAGAAAATCGAGATGGTCGCCCGCCGCTGCATCGAAAGCCGGGAAAGCCCCGACGAACTGATCCAGGACGTGGTGGCGCTGCGCCCCTGCTTCACCGAAACCATGGCGCTGCTGGACCGCGATGCCAATCCGCTGGTCGCGCGGCGGCCCTCCGGCTTTGGCCGGCGCGTCGATACACCCGCGCAGGGTTTCGGCCGCGCAGGCTGATTTGAAAATTACGTATTGAAATAAAACGGGTTAGTGCCCCATATCCGGGCCATGACCCGTTTCTCCGTTCTGGACCTCGTCCCCGTCATCGAAGGCAGCAATGTGCAAGCGGCGCTCGCCAATGCCGCCGCCTTTGCCGCCCATGCCGAAGCGCTGGGCTTTCATCGCTATTGGGTGGCGGAGCATCACGGCATGCCCGGCATCGCATCGGCAGCGACCGCCGTGGTGCTGGCGCATATCGGTCAGGCCACCAGCCGCATCCGCATCGGTGCGGGCGGCATCATGCTGCCCAATCATGCACCGCTGTTGATCGCGGAGCAATTCGGTACGCTCGCCGCGCTGTTTCCCGGCCGGATCGATCTGGGCCTTGGCCGCGCGCCCGGTTCGGACCAGCGCGTCGCGCAGGCGATGCGTCGGACCCTGACTGGCGGTCCGGACGAGTTTCCCCGCGACGTCATGGAATTGCAGGCCTATTTCGCCGG
This region of Sphingobium sp. EM0848 genomic DNA includes:
- a CDS encoding Hpt domain-containing protein, whose product is MSYQEAELVNWTEFAKSRSELGSAFLRILGYFREDGGKAIGAIEEAIRADNAVALVTPAHTLKGEAAQFGAYRLSAMAEKIEMVARRCIESRESPDELIQDVVALRPCFTETMALLDRDANPLVARRPSGFGRRVDTPAQGFGRAG
- a CDS encoding sulfurtransferase TusA family protein, with translation MPINEPVHVDARGMKCPWPALRAARAMRSADAVTMEADDPIAPGELEALARQQGWAFEVRGPHLFAFVRPG
- the der gene encoding ribosome biogenesis GTPase Der translates to MLPTIAIVGRPNVGKSTLFNRLVGKKLALVDDQPGVTRDRREGQASLLGVDFTIIDTAGYEDEDPQTLPGRMRLQTQAAVENADVALFVVDARAGITPLDEEIARWLREGDAPVVLMANKAEGKAGDDGVMEAFSLGLGDPIPFSAEHGQGLADLFQALLPYIDREDEEEEAELSEADLEAAPLKLAIVGRPNAGKSTLINRLLGENRLLTGPEAGITRDSIAVDWKWTSPDGQERPVRLIDTAGMRKRAKVQDKLEKLAVSDGLNAVNFAEVVVLLLDSTRGLEAQDLRIADKVLEEGRALVIALNKWDTVENGSALYQGIKQALSDGLAQIRGVPIMTVSAATGKGLDDLIRVAFETRTAWSQRVSTGILNRWFERALEANPPPAPGGKRIKLRYITQNKTRPPTFVLFGTRLDELPESYRRYLVNGIRKELGFGAVPVRLTLRSAKNPYANK